The Desmonostoc muscorum LEGE 12446 genome includes a region encoding these proteins:
- a CDS encoding O-methyltransferase, with protein sequence MNQAQWTAVDSYLTDLFVPPDPVLDAALEASAAAGLPPHNVSPNQGKLLLLLAQLQGARTILEIGTLGGYSTIWLARALPSDGYLITLEADPKHARVAQNNIARAGLNDLVELRLGQALSTLPQLAAEGRSPFDLIFIDADKPNNPDYLAWALKLSRRGSLIVADNVVRNGAVIDTASGDASVQGVRRFNELLASEPRVSATALQTVGSKGYDGFAIALVTAD encoded by the coding sequence ATGAATCAGGCGCAATGGACTGCGGTTGATAGCTACCTCACTGACCTGTTTGTACCCCCCGACCCCGTGCTAGATGCAGCACTGGAAGCCAGCGCTGCCGCCGGTCTGCCACCGCACAACGTTTCGCCAAATCAGGGCAAGCTACTGCTGTTGTTGGCACAACTCCAAGGGGCACGTACCATCCTAGAGATTGGTACTTTGGGCGGCTACAGCACAATCTGGTTAGCGCGGGCACTACCCAGCGACGGTTACTTAATTACGCTGGAAGCCGATCCCAAGCACGCCAGAGTAGCCCAGAATAACATTGCACGCGCCGGTCTGAACGATTTAGTTGAATTGCGACTTGGGCAAGCACTCTCTACACTCCCACAACTTGCCGCTGAAGGTCGCAGTCCATTTGATCTGATTTTCATCGACGCCGACAAGCCAAACAATCCTGATTACCTAGCCTGGGCGCTGAAACTTTCCCGTCGAGGCAGCCTGATTGTTGCTGATAATGTTGTCCGCAACGGGGCAGTAATTGATACAGCCAGTGGCGATGCCAGTGTCCAAGGTGTGCGTCGCTTCAACGAACTGCTGGCATCAGAACCACGTGTGAGTGCCACAGCCCTCCAGACAGTGGGTAGCAAAGGATACGATGGCTTTGCGATCGCCCTAGTCACAGCTGATTAG
- a CDS encoding M3 family metallopeptidase yields the protein MSASTILFDNPLLQGTGLPPFAEIKPERVVPAFNQLLAELDQQLAALEANVEPTWEGLVQPLEKLTERLTWSWGAVNHLMGVKNSPELREAHETIQPQVIQFINKLGQSQPIYSAFKVLRASDSWATLEPAQQRIVEAAIRDAELSGVGLEGEARERFNIIQMELAELSTKFSNHVLDATKAFSLTLTKKAEIDGLPPSLVSLAAQAAREAGEINATPENGPWRITLDFPCYGPFMQHSTSRDLRQKLYKAYITRASSGDLDNKPLIKRILELRQELADLLGFGSYAELSLASKMAPNVEAVEALLEELRQASYDAAVKDLEELQAFAASHGEQYQDLKHWDISFWSERQREAKFAFTAEELRPYFPLPQVLDGLFGLVKRLFGVTVTPADGQAPVWHEDVRYFQIADETGSPIAYFYLDPYSRPAEKRGGAWMDVCINRAKTTENGVTSIRLPVSYLICNQTPPVDGKPSLMTFYEVETLFHEFGHGLHHMLTKVDYAGAAGINNVEWDAVELPSQFMENWCYERLTLFGMAKHYETGEALPEHYYQKLLAARNYMSGTAMLRQLHFSRVDLELHYRYRPDSDETPADVRQRIAQTTTVLPPLPEDSMLCAFGHIFEGGYAAGYYSYKWAEVLSADAFAAFEEAGLENEEAIKATGRHYRDTVLALGGGKHPMQVFKTFRGREPSTIALLRHNGLVRAE from the coding sequence ATGAGTGCAAGTACCATTCTTTTTGACAATCCTTTACTCCAAGGCACTGGCCTACCTCCCTTTGCAGAGATTAAACCAGAACGAGTAGTACCAGCCTTTAACCAATTGCTGGCAGAACTTGACCAGCAGCTTGCAGCTTTAGAGGCTAATGTAGAGCCTACTTGGGAAGGTTTAGTACAACCTTTAGAAAAGCTGACTGAAAGGCTTACCTGGAGTTGGGGGGCAGTGAATCATTTAATGGGGGTTAAAAATAGCCCTGAACTGCGAGAAGCTCATGAAACCATACAGCCACAGGTAATACAATTTATCAATAAGCTTGGTCAAAGCCAACCCATCTACAGTGCTTTTAAAGTACTCCGTGCCAGTGATAGTTGGGCAACTTTAGAACCAGCCCAACAGCGGATTGTAGAAGCTGCCATTCGAGATGCAGAACTTTCTGGTGTTGGCTTAGAAGGAGAGGCAAGAGAGCGTTTCAATATCATCCAGATGGAATTAGCAGAACTTTCTACCAAATTCTCTAACCATGTACTGGATGCGACTAAAGCTTTTAGCTTAACCCTGACAAAAAAAGCAGAAATTGACGGACTACCCCCAAGCTTAGTGAGTTTAGCAGCACAAGCTGCTCGTGAGGCTGGTGAAATCAACGCTACACCAGAAAATGGTCCTTGGCGTATTACTTTGGACTTTCCCTGCTACGGGCCTTTCATGCAGCATAGCACCAGCCGAGATTTACGCCAAAAGCTTTACAAAGCTTATATCACCCGTGCTTCTAGTGGCGATTTAGATAACAAACCTTTAATTAAGAGAATTTTGGAGTTACGGCAAGAACTCGCAGATTTACTTGGCTTTGGGAGTTATGCCGAATTGAGCCTTGCCAGTAAAATGGCTCCTAATGTTGAAGCAGTGGAAGCATTATTAGAAGAACTACGTCAGGCTAGTTATGATGCTGCTGTCAAAGACTTAGAAGAACTCCAAGCCTTCGCGGCATCACATGGAGAACAATATCAGGATTTAAAACACTGGGATATCAGCTTTTGGTCAGAACGCCAACGAGAAGCAAAATTTGCTTTTACTGCTGAAGAATTACGTCCTTACTTTCCCCTTCCCCAAGTACTAGATGGCTTATTTGGACTTGTGAAGCGGTTATTTGGCGTTACCGTCACTCCTGCCGATGGTCAAGCCCCAGTATGGCATGAGGATGTCCGTTATTTCCAAATTGCTGATGAAACTGGTTCTCCCATAGCTTACTTCTACTTAGATCCCTATAGCCGTCCCGCAGAAAAACGCGGTGGTGCTTGGATGGATGTATGCATCAATCGTGCCAAAACCACAGAAAATGGTGTAACTAGCATCCGCTTACCTGTGAGTTATCTGATATGTAACCAAACTCCACCAGTAGATGGCAAACCTAGTTTGATGACTTTCTATGAAGTAGAGACTTTGTTTCACGAGTTTGGTCATGGATTACACCACATGCTTACCAAGGTTGATTATGCTGGAGCCGCAGGCATCAACAATGTCGAATGGGACGCAGTGGAACTACCTAGTCAGTTTATGGAAAACTGGTGCTATGAGCGACTTACTTTATTTGGCATGGCTAAGCATTACGAAACAGGGGAAGCTCTACCAGAACATTATTATCAAAAACTGCTAGCAGCCCGTAATTATATGAGTGGTACTGCCATGTTGCGGCAGCTTCACTTTAGCAGGGTTGATTTAGAACTACACTACCGCTATCGTCCTGATAGTGATGAAACTCCGGCAGATGTGCGTCAGCGCATAGCTCAGACGACTACCGTTTTACCACCACTTCCAGAAGATTCAATGCTATGTGCATTTGGACACATTTTTGAGGGTGGTTACGCAGCCGGATACTACAGTTACAAATGGGCTGAAGTACTTAGTGCTGATGCTTTTGCCGCTTTTGAAGAGGCTGGACTAGAAAATGAAGAAGCTATAAAAGCTACAGGACGACATTATCGAGATACCGTTCTGGCACTTGGTGGTGGAAAGCATCCAATGCAGGTCTTTAAAACTTTCCGGGGTCGTGAACCAAGTACGATCGCTCTACTCAGGCACAATGGTTTAGTCAGGGCTGAGTAG
- a CDS encoding DUF928 domain-containing protein — MKFNLQPIKLFLVLGLSCTSLLLSQNSSLGRGLGDRSNSKMIVAQTPPFEQPPVPPGRAPGGRVRGGATRGDFACPAAKPDLTALMPFTEEADGVVNVWAKTTLERPSWFFYVPYTKDVGNAVEFVLQDEDSNEIFKQPIALPDKPGVIRVSLPSTGPALTLNKQYRWFFSINCDKRKNAPWTFVEGVIQRVDLSQSTVKELETTEPLKRYAIYAQNGIWYEALATLAQLRQKNPKDTAVEAQWQNLLASIRLDDVAKKPLLLDKP, encoded by the coding sequence ATGAAGTTTAATTTACAACCGATCAAACTATTTTTAGTACTAGGTTTGAGCTGCACGAGTCTGCTACTGAGCCAGAATTCGAGTCTTGGTCGTGGACTTGGCGATCGCTCTAATTCTAAAATGATTGTTGCTCAAACCCCACCTTTTGAGCAACCCCCAGTTCCACCTGGTCGCGCTCCTGGAGGACGCGTCCGGGGTGGGGCTACGCGGGGAGATTTTGCGTGTCCAGCTGCTAAACCTGACCTCACGGCTTTAATGCCGTTTACTGAGGAAGCTGATGGGGTGGTTAATGTCTGGGCAAAGACAACCTTAGAACGTCCAAGTTGGTTTTTCTACGTGCCATATACCAAAGATGTGGGTAATGCAGTGGAATTTGTGCTGCAAGATGAGGATTCTAACGAGATATTTAAACAACCCATCGCTTTACCAGATAAGCCAGGAGTAATACGCGTTTCCCTACCTAGCACTGGTCCGGCCTTGACACTGAACAAACAATACCGTTGGTTTTTCAGCATTAACTGCGATAAACGCAAAAATGCCCCTTGGACTTTCGTTGAAGGGGTAATACAACGAGTTGACCTGAGTCAATCAACAGTTAAAGAACTAGAAACGACAGAACCTCTAAAGCGCTATGCAATCTATGCCCAAAATGGCATATGGTATGAAGCACTAGCGACACTGGCTCAACTGCGTCAGAAAAATCCCAAAGATACCGCAGTTGAAGCACAGTGGCAGAATTTGCTAGCCAGTATCCGCTTAGATGATGTTGCTAAAAAACCCCTTCTGTTGGACAAACCTTAG
- a CDS encoding CHASE2 domain-containing protein: protein MGKLVVLKFGEGSFEQGFAVTLQIGEEQERATTEITGKLPPFPEMPLYYSHWQSSYRQIGNRYRLYAEQMQVTNVSMIQDCENTSHILRARFNTWLRAEEFRSVREKWLERLSSTEEVRVILQTENSQLQLLPWHLWDLLERYPKAEIALASPTYDRIHKSRTANPLVNILAIVGNSQGIDTQADQALLQQCSNAEVTFIVEPQRKELTEHLWGKNWDILFFAGHSSSQGNGESGRIYLNKTDSLTIGELKYALRKAIENGLQLAIFNSCDGLGLARELADLQIPQIIVMREPVPDQVAQEFLKYFLQGFASGESLYQSVRQARERLQGLEDRFPCATWLPVICQNPAQMPPTWDELRSTEIEEIPNLPPSSKRRFSIALSLSVAVAAFVFGARLVGMLENPEIQAFDEMVRLRPEEGIDPRLLIITIDDDDLATQRKNGEALIGASISEKSLNKLLQKLNQYQPRAIGLDIYRDFKAKDPDLINRLKKTPNLIGICKGTDGTTNVRGIQPPPEIPTTNLGFSDFIHDRDGVIRRHLLFMNQEATSLCSASYSFSLQLASLYLRPSGIGVKFTPKGNLQLGKTVFPNLNPRSGAYQNIDANGGQILLNYRSPKEIAEQVKLTEFLSSPVNPYAIKDRIVLIGVVSRGDSPDTWPTPYGVPLDDQMPGVLVQAHMVSQILSAVEDGRPLLRVWSLWLEVAWIWGWSVVGGVLAWRNLSLRWLALAVGVTSSVLYVACFGLLIWGAWVPFVPSALSLAVTVGLMSIYNSKTKIPSS, encoded by the coding sequence ATGGGTAAGTTAGTAGTTCTGAAATTCGGAGAGGGTAGTTTTGAGCAGGGGTTTGCTGTTACCCTCCAAATTGGTGAAGAACAGGAGCGTGCGACAACAGAAATCACAGGGAAATTACCTCCATTTCCGGAAATGCCGCTCTACTATAGTCATTGGCAGTCTAGTTATCGGCAGATAGGCAATCGTTATCGCCTCTATGCTGAGCAAATGCAGGTGACGAATGTATCGATGATCCAAGACTGCGAAAACACTTCTCATATTTTGCGGGCACGCTTTAATACCTGGCTGCGAGCGGAGGAATTTCGCTCTGTAAGAGAAAAATGGTTAGAAAGATTGTCGTCCACGGAAGAAGTGCGGGTCATTTTACAAACAGAAAATAGCCAATTACAGCTATTACCCTGGCATTTGTGGGACTTGTTAGAACGCTACCCCAAGGCTGAAATCGCTCTTGCTTCACCAACTTACGATCGCATCCACAAGTCACGCACTGCAAATCCTTTAGTCAACATTTTGGCAATTGTCGGTAATAGTCAAGGAATTGACACCCAAGCAGATCAAGCTTTACTGCAACAGTGTAGCAACGCCGAAGTCACTTTTATTGTCGAACCACAGCGCAAGGAATTAACTGAACATCTCTGGGGAAAAAACTGGGATATTCTCTTCTTTGCGGGACATAGTTCTAGTCAGGGAAACGGAGAAAGCGGACGAATTTACCTGAATAAAACTGATAGTCTGACCATTGGCGAGTTAAAGTATGCTCTGAGAAAAGCTATTGAAAATGGTTTGCAACTGGCTATATTCAATTCCTGCGATGGATTGGGATTGGCGCGAGAATTGGCCGATTTGCAGATTCCTCAGATAATTGTCATGCGCGAACCGGTTCCAGACCAAGTTGCTCAAGAGTTTTTAAAGTATTTTCTCCAAGGCTTTGCTAGTGGAGAGTCTCTATATCAATCAGTACGCCAAGCGCGGGAACGGTTGCAAGGACTTGAAGATCGATTTCCTTGTGCGACTTGGCTACCAGTGATTTGCCAAAATCCAGCCCAGATGCCCCCCACTTGGGATGAATTAAGGTCTACAGAAATTGAAGAGATACCGAATTTACCTCCATCCAGCAAACGCAGATTTAGCATCGCGTTGTCATTGAGTGTGGCAGTTGCAGCCTTCGTTTTTGGGGCGAGGTTGGTGGGAATGCTGGAAAATCCAGAAATTCAAGCCTTTGACGAGATGGTGCGATTGCGTCCTGAAGAAGGAATTGATCCCCGACTGCTGATAATCACCATTGACGATGATGATTTGGCAACTCAAAGAAAAAATGGTGAGGCCTTAATCGGAGCTTCCATTTCCGAAAAATCTCTCAATAAACTTCTACAAAAACTTAATCAGTACCAACCTAGAGCGATCGGCTTAGATATCTACCGTGATTTTAAGGCCAAAGACCCAGATTTAATTAATCGTCTGAAAAAAACTCCCAACTTGATTGGCATATGTAAAGGGACCGATGGCACAACCAATGTCAGAGGTATTCAGCCGCCACCAGAAATTCCGACAACAAATCTGGGATTCAGTGACTTTATACACGACCGTGATGGAGTTATTCGTCGCCATCTTTTATTCATGAACCAAGAGGCCACATCATTGTGTTCTGCCTCTTACTCATTCAGTCTACAACTGGCTTCGCTCTATCTGCGACCTTCAGGAATTGGAGTCAAGTTCACCCCCAAAGGAAATTTGCAGTTGGGTAAAACTGTTTTTCCAAATCTGAACCCTCGTAGTGGTGCCTATCAAAATATTGATGCCAATGGCGGCCAAATCTTACTCAACTACCGTTCCCCAAAGGAAATCGCCGAACAGGTGAAGCTAACCGAATTTTTATCTAGTCCGGTTAATCCTTATGCTATCAAAGACCGGATTGTTTTGATTGGTGTGGTGTCAAGAGGAGATTCTCCAGATACCTGGCCGACACCCTACGGAGTTCCCTTGGATGATCAAATGCCAGGAGTCCTGGTACAAGCCCATATGGTTAGCCAAATTCTCAGTGCTGTGGAAGATGGCCGTCCATTGCTGCGGGTTTGGTCGCTGTGGCTTGAGGTGGCTTGGATTTGGGGTTGGTCTGTGGTGGGAGGAGTCCTAGCTTGGCGAAACCTTTCACTCCGCTGGTTGGCATTGGCAGTTGGTGTTACCTCTAGTGTTCTGTATGTAGCTTGCTTTGGTCTATTAATTTGGGGTGCTTGGGTGCCTTTTGTCCCCTCAGCTTTGTCCTTAGCAGTCACCGTTGGCTTGATGTCAATTTATAATTCCAAAACAAAAATTCCTAGTTCTTAG
- a CDS encoding DUF1822 family protein, protein MNNSTYQLDDFTLTLPISQTARITAQQFANQQPNSQKAEQVRLNTLAVWVVNDYLQMMDIPTDLAAGDSWNPIMRLCGNVADLEVPSVGRLECRPVHKHQQICSIPPETWEERVGYLVVEFDELLQEAKLLGFVPSVATETLPLRQLQPLEAFIDHMAQLRESPLASLVNLSQWFAGIFETGWQTVESLWNLPELRPAYAFRSIETVELNALNEPELFTKRAKLIDLGIQILNHPVMLIVEISPEKNQQTSIHLQLHATGSQIYLPPGVHLTVLDSSGAVFLDAQSRKSDNYIQLQFRGEPTEEFSVRVALNGTSITEHFRI, encoded by the coding sequence ATGAATAACTCCACCTATCAGCTAGACGATTTCACCTTAACATTGCCAATTTCCCAAACAGCTCGCATAACTGCCCAACAATTTGCTAACCAGCAGCCAAATTCTCAAAAAGCAGAGCAAGTCCGGCTGAATACTCTAGCTGTATGGGTGGTGAATGACTATTTGCAGATGATGGATATTCCAACTGATCTCGCAGCTGGTGACAGTTGGAACCCCATCATGCGCCTCTGCGGGAATGTCGCTGACTTAGAAGTGCCTTCAGTTGGTCGTCTTGAGTGTCGCCCTGTTCACAAACACCAGCAGATATGTTCCATTCCTCCAGAAACCTGGGAAGAACGGGTAGGTTATTTAGTGGTTGAATTTGATGAATTGCTCCAAGAAGCGAAGCTATTGGGTTTTGTGCCTAGTGTTGCAACTGAAACACTACCTTTAAGACAACTGCAACCATTGGAAGCATTTATCGACCATATGGCACAGCTGCGGGAATCTCCACTTGCCTCACTGGTGAATTTGAGTCAGTGGTTTGCTGGTATATTTGAGACGGGCTGGCAAACTGTTGAATCTTTGTGGAATCTGCCAGAACTTAGACCAGCTTATGCTTTTCGTAGTATTGAAACTGTGGAACTAAATGCTCTAAACGAACCAGAATTATTTACTAAACGTGCAAAACTGATTGATTTGGGCATCCAAATTCTGAATCACCCGGTGATGTTGATTGTGGAAATTAGCCCAGAAAAGAATCAACAAACGAGTATCCACCTCCAGTTGCACGCAACTGGTAGTCAAATTTACTTACCACCAGGAGTGCATCTCACCGTTCTAGATAGTTCGGGAGCAGTCTTTTTGGATGCTCAATCCAGAAAATCAGACAATTACATTCAGTTACAGTTTCGCGGTGAACCCACAGAAGAATTTAGCGTTAGGGTAGCATTGAATGGTACTAGTATTACCGAACATTTCCGGATTTAA
- the cobW gene encoding cobalamin biosynthesis protein CobW, whose product MAAKIPVTVITGFLGSGKTSLIRHLLQNNQGRRIAVLVNEFGELGIDGELLKSCQICPEDGEGDSNIFELTNGCLCCTVQEEFYPTMQELIKRRDSIDCILIETSGLALPKPLIKAFRWQEIRNAATVDAVITVVDCAAVAAGTFASDPQAIALQRQADDSLEHETPLQELFEDQLACADLVVLNKIDLVDAETKARVEELIKQELPRVVKIVESDCSRLDASILLGFQAAVEDNLDSRPSHHDTEEDHEHDEEITSANLILDRAFDPEKLQQQLQTLAQEQEIYRIKGFVAVPNKSMRLVMQGVGTRFDKFYDRPWQPEEARQTRLVFIGRDLKSSEIESQLVAL is encoded by the coding sequence ATGGCTGCAAAAATTCCGGTCACAGTAATCACAGGCTTTTTAGGTAGTGGAAAAACTAGCCTAATTCGTCACTTGCTACAAAACAACCAAGGACGCCGTATTGCGGTTTTGGTCAACGAATTTGGCGAACTCGGTATTGATGGCGAATTGTTGAAATCCTGTCAAATTTGCCCTGAGGATGGTGAAGGCGACAGTAATATTTTTGAATTAACCAACGGCTGCTTATGCTGTACCGTCCAGGAAGAGTTTTACCCGACGATGCAAGAGTTGATTAAGCGGCGGGATAGCATTGATTGTATTTTGATTGAAACCTCTGGTTTAGCGTTACCTAAACCTTTGATAAAAGCTTTTCGCTGGCAGGAAATTCGCAATGCAGCTACCGTGGATGCGGTGATTACCGTAGTTGATTGTGCAGCAGTAGCAGCGGGGACTTTTGCCAGCGATCCGCAGGCGATCGCACTTCAGCGCCAAGCAGATGATAGTCTGGAACACGAAACACCTTTGCAAGAACTGTTTGAAGACCAACTTGCTTGTGCAGACTTAGTGGTGTTGAATAAAATTGACTTGGTGGACGCCGAAACAAAGGCCAGAGTTGAGGAATTAATTAAACAAGAGCTGCCCAGAGTGGTAAAGATTGTGGAGAGCGATTGCTCTCGACTCGATGCATCTATATTATTAGGATTCCAAGCCGCAGTCGAAGACAACCTAGATTCTCGTCCCAGTCATCACGACACCGAAGAAGACCACGAACACGACGAAGAAATTACCTCCGCCAATTTAATTTTAGATCGTGCCTTTGACCCAGAAAAGCTGCAACAGCAGTTGCAAACCTTGGCACAAGAACAAGAAATTTATCGAATCAAAGGCTTCGTGGCAGTACCAAACAAATCCATGCGCTTAGTAATGCAAGGTGTGGGAACCAGATTTGATAAATTTTACGATCGCCCCTGGCAACCCGAAGAAGCCAGACAAACCCGCTTAGTTTTCATCGGCCGTGATTTGAAATCCTCAGAAATCGAATCCCAACTCGTAGCTCTATAA
- a CDS encoding ABA4-like family protein has translation MTISQIFDITNIFVLPFWTLMILLPNWKITQRIMASYLPFVLIAGVYLYLFINSITPENAQDFSNLQLANVARLFADEKVAATGWIHYLVMDLFVGRWIYLEGQKTGVWTIHSLALCFFAGPLGLLSHIFTAWISQKFFPKFPQNEAVTVAE, from the coding sequence ATGACGATTTCTCAAATATTTGACATTACCAATATTTTCGTTTTGCCTTTTTGGACTTTGATGATTTTATTGCCAAATTGGAAAATCACACAGCGAATAATGGCATCATATCTGCCTTTTGTGTTGATAGCTGGAGTATATTTGTATTTGTTTATCAACAGCATTACGCCAGAAAACGCCCAAGATTTCTCGAATCTCCAATTAGCGAATGTTGCCCGCCTTTTTGCAGATGAAAAAGTTGCAGCAACGGGTTGGATTCATTATTTGGTGATGGATTTATTTGTTGGTCGCTGGATATATTTAGAAGGGCAAAAAACAGGTGTTTGGACAATTCATTCCCTAGCTTTGTGTTTCTTTGCCGGTCCTCTGGGATTACTATCTCATATCTTTACTGCCTGGATATCTCAGAAATTTTTCCCCAAGTTTCCGCAAAATGAAGCGGTGACGGTAGCAGAATAA